From the genome of Streptomyces sp. V1I1, one region includes:
- a CDS encoding MmcQ/YjbR family DNA-binding protein has translation MPGAGEEFPWGDTVVKVNKKIFVFLGVTDGSYPLGVGVKLKDEAMHAHVLSCPGAEPSGYGLGKAGWVQIPLAQKGAPSAAVLCDWVEESYRSIATKKLIAELEAR, from the coding sequence CTGCCCGGCGCCGGCGAGGAATTCCCCTGGGGCGACACCGTCGTCAAGGTCAACAAGAAGATCTTCGTCTTTCTGGGAGTGACCGACGGCAGCTATCCGCTGGGTGTCGGCGTCAAACTCAAGGACGAGGCGATGCACGCCCATGTCCTGTCCTGCCCGGGCGCTGAGCCGTCCGGCTACGGACTGGGGAAGGCGGGCTGGGTGCAGATCCCACTCGCGCAGAAGGGCGCACCGTCGGCGGCAGTGCTCTGCGACTGGGTGGAGGAGAGCTACCGCAGCATCGCCACGAAGAAGCTGATCGCCGAGCTCGAGGCCCGCTGA